The nucleotide window GTCTTCGATAGGCTCCGAGGGGCACtgaatcgtcttgtgcctagacatgagatatctgaaatgccactgcacacgattagtctgcaaatacatcgtcatcaatcaccaaaaccacttaGGGAGAAATATGCCCTTACACCTGGGCTCCAACGAAACCCTCCCCATGAGCATGGCCAGAAGTGAGGCCGGAGCACCCCTAGCCATCTTGGCTAGTGCTGCGTGACGGAGCCCCCCCTCAGGAACCGGGCTCCTAGATCTCTCGCGCTGGGGTCAATCGTGGCCGACGATGTCGATGCACAAGGGAGGAAAGGCGCAATCCAACTTTTGAAAATACATAGTCTCGCATCCTCTGATCACCTGGTAAAAAAATACCGATATACATACCCTATAACAGTAATATAATACACGTGGTCACCACTCCAAGAAACTTTCCCGCATAAATGTGGGTTAATTTGCAGATAACCATAATCATTCCTTGAGAAAGAGGCCATCACAATTACAAAAAAAAACCTTCATCATCTCCTCGCACACCAAACCAAATAATTTTATTTATGAAATTCTGACAACACTAACCGTGCAGCAAAGGGCCCTCAATCTTtctagtaataataataataataataataataataataataataataataataataataatacatTATGAGTAATGAGTCCACCGAAATGTGTGATGTCCGATGGCATCAAgttgttggaacatggttataaACTCTACACTTTAAACACAGAAAAAAAAACATttcaaagaaaattttattaaataacagctcattaaataaagtcatgcATGTCTTGACGTCAAGGCATGTTTGGTTGATTTCCTGAATTTTCACAATGTGTACATTTGCCATTTGTTCATTCTCTCAAGAAAATGGTGTTGATTCAGAATTCTTCTAGTCACGCGGTGGCAAATTTTGATAGGCCTAAAGGCCGAACTATGATATGGCTTGGATTTGGCTCACAGGATGTTCTGGACGTTCTCAACCGTGATTGTAATCCTTTTTTTTTGAGAACAACCGTGATTGTAATCCTTGATTGAGTAATACAAGAATTATACAGAATTTAGTTTGGTGTTGATTGCTTTATTGCCAAGCGCCAAGCAGACTAGAGAAAGCAAATTACTCGACATAGAGCAACTTCTCTTGCCTTGCGCACCACAGCAGATCAATGATTACCTTCATCCATGGCCCCCGATCGTGGTACATCAAGCAGCACGAATCGTAAAGCTGTGGTCTCCCGATCGTTCTGGAAGGCTCGAGGCCTCATCCGATCTCCCCAGAAGCTTCTAAACCCTCCTCACCATCCCCTCCCCCAAGAAAGCCTTCCCGCTCCTCCTTTACAAAACCCCCGTCTCCCTCCATTTCCCACCCCCGTCTCGCTCAGCCACAAGAATCCAAAATCATCACCCACCACAGagcgagagagagaagagagagaaagaggaGAAAGAGACCATGGCTTTCGCCGTCGCTTGCAAGGGCAAGGAAATCGCGCCGGCCAGCCTCCTCAAGTCCGGTGCTCCCGTGGCCTTCCGCTCGGTCCACTCCCCCGCCGtcaccgccgcccgccgcccgtaCAACACCCAGGCCAAGGAGGTCAGCCGctacgacgacgacgacgactacAGCGGCCGCGACCTCGTCATCCCCAGCTTCTTCTCGCAGGGTATGCTTCCCTTCCCCACCTGTGGACTGTGGTGCGCCGTTTCCTTGCCTTCGCTCTGAAGTATCAACATCGCAGCGTTCTTATCTGCTTTTGCCGTCCTTGGTGCTGATTCTGCAGACGTGATCGACCCGCTCGGCGCGCCGACCAGCATGGCCCGTCTGCTGTCTCTCATGGAGGACGTCGCATCTCAGACCGGCGGCCTCTCCTCCACTGCTGGGGCTGGCGCGTCGCGGCTCGGACGCTGGGTGGCCAAGGAGGACGACGACGCGGTGTACCTCAAGGTGCCGATGCCGGGGCTGACCAAGGATCACGTGGAGGTGCGCGCGGACAAGAACATCCTGGTGATCAAGGGCGAGGGCGAGAAGCAGCCCtgggacggcgacggcgacgactcCGAGGTGCCGAAGTACAACCGCCGCATCGAGGTGCCCGCTGCTGACGCGTACAAGATGGACAAGATCAAGGCCGAGATGAAGAATGGCGTGCTCTGGGTCACCCTGCTCAAGGTCAAGGAGGAGGAGCGCACGGACGTCTTCCACGTCAAGGTCGAGTAGTCCTTGTGGATGTGGTAGTGCTCATGGAAGACGCCTTGTTGATGTGGTCATGTTTGGTGTCTTGTTGATGTGTTCATGGAGGATGGCCGGCGAGAAGAGTGTGAGAGACCCCTTGTTGATGTGGTCATGTTTGGTGTCTTTCTTCCTTGTTTTGCTTTGTTGATCGTCTTAGATCGAGTAGGCAGTGGTCTGGTGGGGAACTCTGTTAATTTCCTCTAGTTGGTATTATGATGAACTTGCTTTGGTGGTGAAATTGGTCATGAAATTCTGATGATTTCCTCAAGTTTggtatatgatgaactgatttgGCGCTGAAATTGGTCATGTAATCTTGTCGATCTTCTTAAGTTTGGCGTGCTGGACTAATTTGGTGGTCAAATTGGTCATGAACTTTACTGATTTCCTcgagttttgcctgatgaacttTGATTGTCTTAAGCTACTTTGGCCTGTCTATCTTTCCTATTTCTTGATCTGTATTGCTTTAAGCTTTCTGTAAAAAGCTGGGCATTCATACCAACTCCGAAAAATTGATTGATCTCCTCGAGTTTGACGTCATGGAGTTGGTGCGGGCAGTTGCTGGTCGATGATTTTTGCTTGCTGTTCCGTGAATTTTTTGTGCTTAGGTGGTGAGATTGGATTTTTGGATCCCGCGTGTCCAGGCACCCTCTTATCTGTATCATTCATTTAAAATATGATGCTTCGAGATGTGTGTGCCTCACTATAGTAAATGATTCTGTTAGCAGCTCATCAAGCGTAGGAACAGGGATAAAAAACAAACAAACCTGGGTCTAGTCTAGACCTGCCTTTCCTGGCCTTACTCCCCCTATTCTAATTGTAAAAACAGTGTCCGTGGCACTACTGTTCCTGACAAATGTGGCTGCAGTATCCTCATCTCTCTCCTATTTCTTTTTGGTAGAATATAAAACAACAACACTGTTGACTACAGGCTACACAAAACTATTCTGCTCCTTTTTCCTTTCTCTCTCTTGCATACAACGCCTCTCTCTCTGCTCTTTTTTCGATTACACACAATGCCTCTCTCACTTCTCTCTCATAGCACCTCTCTGAGAAAGAGAAAAGCGCCCTCTCTGTCCAGCGGTCTCATTCACGAGAATAAAGCTTCACATGCAGGCGAGCCAATGGTTTTCAATGATGGGACGGAACAGAAGGTCTCTTTCGCATGCATACAGTGACTCGGCAAAAAACATAAATTTAATC belongs to Triticum urartu cultivar G1812 chromosome 7, Tu2.1, whole genome shotgun sequence and includes:
- the LOC125524353 gene encoding 26.2 kDa heat shock protein, mitochondrial-like; translation: MAFAVACKGKEIAPASLLKSGAPVAFRSVHSPAVTAARRPYNTQAKEVSRYDDDDDYSGRDLVIPSFFSQDVIDPLGAPTSMARLLSLMEDVASQTGGLSSTAGAGASRLGRWVAKEDDDAVYLKVPMPGLTKDHVEVRADKNILVIKGEGEKQPWDGDGDDSEVPKYNRRIEVPAADAYKMDKIKAEMKNGVLWVTLLKVKEEERTDVFHVKVE